In Mycobacterium tuberculosis H37Rv, a single window of DNA contains:
- the proB gene encoding glutamate 5-kinase protein (gamma-glutamyl kinase (GK)) translates to MRSPHRDAIRTARGLVVKVGTTALTTPSGMFDAGRLAGLAEAVERRMKAGSDVVIVSSGAIAAGIEPLGLSRRPKDLATKQAAASVGQVALVNSWSAAFARYGRTVGQVLLTAHDISMRVQHTNAQRTLDRLRALHAVAIVNENDTVATNEIRFGDNDRLSALVAHLVGADALVLLSDIDGLYDCDPRKTADATFIPEVSGPADLDGVVAGRSSHLGTGGMASKVAAALLAADAGVPVLLAPAADAATALADASVGTVFAARPARLSARRFWVRYAAEATGALTLDAGAVRAVVRQRRSLLAAGITAVSGRFCGGDVVELRAPDAAMVARGVVAYDASELATMVGRSTSELPGELRRPVVHADDLVAVSAKQAKQV, encoded by the coding sequence ATGAGAAGTCCGCATCGGGACGCAATCCGGACCGCGCGCGGCCTTGTCGTGAAGGTCGGGACCACGGCGCTTACCACACCGTCCGGGATGTTCGATGCCGGCCGGCTGGCCGGACTGGCCGAGGCGGTCGAGCGGCGGATGAAGGCGGGTTCCGACGTCGTCATCGTGTCTTCGGGCGCCATCGCCGCCGGCATCGAGCCGCTCGGGCTGTCCCGTCGTCCCAAAGATCTGGCGACCAAGCAGGCGGCGGCCAGCGTCGGGCAGGTCGCGCTGGTGAACTCGTGGAGCGCGGCGTTCGCCCGCTACGGCCGCACGGTGGGCCAGGTGCTGCTGACCGCGCACGACATTTCGATGCGGGTGCAGCACACCAACGCCCAACGCACGCTGGATCGGCTGCGCGCGTTGCACGCGGTGGCGATTGTCAACGAGAACGACACCGTGGCCACCAACGAGATCCGGTTCGGTGACAACGATCGGCTGTCTGCACTGGTGGCGCACCTGGTCGGCGCCGACGCTTTGGTGCTGCTGTCGGACATCGACGGCCTCTACGACTGCGACCCGCGCAAAACCGCGGACGCGACGTTCATTCCGGAGGTGTCCGGGCCGGCGGATCTGGACGGTGTGGTCGCCGGCCGCAGTAGCCACCTGGGTACTGGCGGCATGGCGTCCAAGGTGGCGGCGGCGCTGTTGGCCGCCGACGCCGGGGTGCCGGTACTGCTGGCCCCCGCGGCCGACGCCGCGACCGCGCTCGCCGACGCGTCGGTGGGCACGGTGTTTGCGGCCCGGCCCGCGCGTCTGTCGGCCCGGCGGTTCTGGGTGCGTTATGCCGCCGAAGCAACCGGCGCACTGACTCTCGACGCCGGTGCGGTGCGCGCTGTGGTGCGACAACGCCGGTCACTGCTGGCGGCGGGTATCACCGCGGTGTCCGGCCGGTTTTGCGGCGGCGATGTGGTCGAACTGCGTGCACCCGACGCGGCCATGGTAGCCCGCGGGGTGGTTGCCTACGACGCGTCCGAGCTGGCCACCATGGTGGGCCGGTCCACCTCTGAGCTACCCGGCGAGCTGCGCCGCCCGGTGGTGCACGCCGACGATCTGGTCGCGGTGTCGGCGAAGCAAGCTAAGCAAGTTTAG
- a CDS encoding cyclase (adenylyl- or guanylyl-cyclase) translates to MTSGEALDSVAESESTPAKKRHKNVLRRRPRFRASIQSKLMVLLLLTSIVSVAAIAAIVYQSGRTSLRAAAYERLTQLRESQKRAVETLFSDLTNSLVIYERGLTVVDAVVRFTAGFDQLADATISPAQQQAIVNYYNNEFITPVERTTGDKLDITALLPTSPAQRYLQAYYTAPFTSDQDAMRLDDAGDGSAWSAANAQFNSYFREIVTRFDYDDAVLLDTRGNIVYTLSKDPDLGTNILTGPYRESNLRDAYLKALGANAVDFTWITDFKPYQPQLGVPTAWLVAPVEAGGKTQGVLALPLPIDKINKIMTADRQWQAAGMGSGTETYLAGPDSLMRSDSRLFLQDPEEYRKQVVAAGTSLDVVNRAIQFGGTTLLQPVATEGLRAAQRGQTGTVTSTDYTGSRELEAYAPLNVPDSDLHWSILATRNDSEAFAAVASFSRALVLVTVGIIVVICVASMLIAHAMVRPIRRLEVGTQKISAGDYEVNIPVKSRDEIGDLTAAFNEMSRNLQTKEELLNEQRKENDRLLLSMMPEPVVERYRLGEQTIAQEHQDVTVLFADILGVDEISSGLSGNELVKIVDELVRQFDSAAEHLGVERIRTLHNGYLAGCGVTTPRLDNIPRTVDFALEMRRIVDRFNCQTGNDLHLRVGINTGDVISGLVGRSSVVYDMWGAAVSLAYQMHSGSPQPGIYVTSQVYEAMRDVWQFTAAGTISVGGLEEPIYRLSERS, encoded by the coding sequence TTGACGTCGGGTGAGGCACTGGACTCGGTAGCCGAGAGTGAATCCACCCCGGCTAAGAAGCGCCATAAGAATGTGCTCCGGCGTCGGCCGCGTTTCCGGGCCAGCATCCAGTCCAAGCTCATGGTGCTGCTGCTGTTGACGAGTATCGTGTCCGTCGCGGCGATTGCGGCCATTGTCTATCAATCTGGTCGCACTTCGCTAAGAGCAGCCGCCTACGAGCGGTTGACCCAGTTGCGCGAGTCGCAGAAGCGGGCAGTTGAGACACTATTTTCTGACCTGACGAATTCGCTGGTCATTTACGAACGTGGACTCACGGTTGTCGATGCCGTCGTGCGGTTCACGGCCGGCTTTGACCAGCTGGCTGACGCCACGATCAGCCCCGCCCAACAACAGGCGATCGTCAACTACTACAACAACGAATTCATCACACCCGTCGAACGCACGACCGGCGATAAACTCGACATCACCGCGCTGCTGCCGACTTCTCCGGCCCAAAGGTATCTTCAGGCGTACTACACTGCACCATTCACGTCGGACCAAGATGCGATGCGGCTGGACGATGCCGGCGACGGCAGTGCATGGTCGGCCGCCAACGCGCAATTCAACAGCTATTTCCGGGAAATCGTCACCCGGTTCGATTACGACGACGCGGTATTGCTGGACACCCGGGGCAATATCGTCTATACCCTGAGCAAGGACCCCGACCTCGGTACCAACATTCTGACCGGGCCGTATCGCGAATCCAATCTGCGTGACGCCTACCTTAAAGCGTTGGGCGCCAACGCCGTCGACTTTACCTGGATTACCGACTTCAAGCCGTATCAGCCTCAACTCGGCGTGCCGACCGCGTGGTTGGTGGCACCGGTCGAAGCGGGCGGCAAAACTCAGGGCGTTTTGGCGCTGCCGTTGCCGATCGACAAGATCAATAAGATCATGACCGCCGACAGGCAATGGCAAGCGGCTGGCATGGGTAGTGGGACGGAAACCTATCTCGCCGGTCCGGACAGTCTGATGCGGTCCGATTCTCGGCTCTTCCTGCAAGACCCGGAGGAATACCGGAAACAGGTTGTGGCAGCAGGCACGTCACTTGATGTGGTCAACAGAGCGATCCAGTTCGGTGGGACGACGCTGCTGCAGCCTGTTGCGACCGAAGGACTGCGCGCCGCCCAACGCGGACAGACCGGAACCGTCACCTCCACCGACTACACGGGTAGCAGGGAACTGGAGGCCTACGCGCCGCTGAATGTGCCGGACTCCGATCTGCACTGGTCGATCCTGGCAACGCGGAACGATTCTGAGGCGTTCGCGGCCGTCGCGTCGTTCAGCAGGGCGCTTGTGCTGGTTACAGTTGGCATCATTGTCGTCATCTGTGTGGCGTCGATGCTGATCGCCCATGCGATGGTGCGGCCAATCCGGCGGCTCGAGGTTGGCACCCAGAAGATCAGCGCAGGCGACTACGAAGTCAACATTCCGGTAAAGTCACGCGACGAAATCGGTGATCTTACAGCCGCTTTCAACGAGATGAGTCGGAATCTGCAAACCAAAGAGGAGCTGCTCAACGAGCAACGCAAGGAAAACGACCGGTTATTGCTATCGATGATGCCCGAGCCAGTTGTCGAGCGGTACCGCCTTGGGGAGCAGACCATTGCGCAGGAGCACCAAGATGTCACCGTCCTGTTTGCCGACATCCTGGGTGTCGACGAGATTTCCAGCGGCCTGTCGGGTAACGAACTGGTCAAAATTGTCGACGAGCTGGTCCGCCAGTTCGATTCGGCCGCCGAACACCTTGGTGTCGAACGCATTCGCACGCTGCACAATGGCTATCTCGCCGGTTGCGGGGTAACCACGCCACGGCTGGACAATATTCCCCGAACCGTCGACTTCGCCCTAGAGATGCGGCGCATCGTCGATCGGTTCAATTGCCAAACCGGTAACGATCTGCACCTGCGAGTCGGTATCAACACCGGGGACGTCATTAGCGGGCTGGTCGGCAGATCAAGTGTCGTCTACGACATGTGGGGCGCGGCAGTGAGTCTGGCCTACCAAATGCACAGCGGTTCACCACAGCCCGGCATCTATGTCACCTCGCAGGTGTATGAGGCGATGCGAGACGTGTGGCAGTTCACGGCTGCGGGCACGATTTCTGTCGGAGGGTTAGAAGAGCCGATCTACCGATTGTCGGAGCGATCATGA
- the rpmA gene encoding 50S ribosomal protein L27: MAHKKGASSSRNGRDSAAQRLGVKRYGGQVVKAGEILVRQRGTKFHPGVNVGRGGDDTLFAKTAGAVEFGIKRGRKTVSIVGSTTA; encoded by the coding sequence ATGGCACACAAGAAGGGGGCTTCCAGCTCGCGCAACGGTCGCGATTCCGCCGCCCAGCGGCTGGGGGTTAAGCGGTACGGCGGCCAGGTCGTCAAGGCCGGCGAGATCCTGGTCCGCCAGCGCGGTACCAAATTCCATCCCGGCGTCAACGTCGGGCGTGGCGGCGATGACACCTTGTTCGCCAAGACGGCCGGGGCGGTCGAGTTCGGCATCAAACGCGGACGTAAGACGGTGAGCATCGTCGGTTCGACCACTGCCTGA
- the dctA gene encoding C4-dicarboxylate-transport transmembrane protein DctA yields MTAPLDRAPVTDLPANNKGRDRTHWLYLAVIFAVIAGVIVGLTAPSTGKSLTVLGTVFVNLIKMMIAPVIFCTIVLGIGSVRKAAAVGKVGGLALAYFLTMSSVALGIGLIVGNLLSPGRDLHLRPGAVGSGAALAGQAAESHGIAGFIQQIIPRSLPSALTEGNVLQVLLVALLVGFAVQGLGPAGESILRAVENLQKLVFKVLVMVLWLAPIGAFGAIANIVATTGFNAVTNLLLLMAGFYLTCVVFVFGVLGVLLRIVSGLSIFRLLRYLAREYLLIFATSSSEVVLPRLITKMKHLGVQSSTVGVVVPTGYSFNLDGTAIYLTMASLFIADAMGHRLTWGEQIALLAFMIIASKGAAGVSGAGLATLAGGLQAHRPELLDGVGLIVGIDRFMSEARSLTNFSGNAVATILVASWTKTIDLSKADEVLRGRDPFDESTMVDPHDEEPPAATPHGGGVPTNPALCDFEQVSLGGLVGRPAGPQRADVDG; encoded by the coding sequence ATGACCGCCCCCTTGGATCGTGCGCCGGTCACGGATTTGCCGGCTAACAACAAAGGCCGAGACCGCACCCACTGGCTGTATCTCGCGGTCATTTTCGCAGTGATAGCCGGTGTGATCGTGGGGCTGACGGCGCCGTCGACCGGAAAAAGCCTCACGGTGCTCGGGACGGTGTTCGTCAACCTGATCAAGATGATGATCGCACCGGTCATCTTCTGCACGATCGTGCTCGGGATCGGCTCGGTGCGCAAAGCCGCGGCCGTGGGCAAGGTCGGCGGGCTGGCTTTGGCCTACTTTCTAACGATGTCATCGGTGGCGCTCGGGATCGGGTTGATCGTCGGCAACCTACTCAGTCCGGGTAGGGATCTGCACCTTAGGCCTGGTGCGGTCGGAAGCGGCGCAGCATTGGCCGGCCAGGCTGCGGAGTCACACGGAATCGCTGGGTTCATCCAGCAGATCATTCCGAGGTCGCTCCCCTCAGCCCTTACTGAAGGCAACGTGCTGCAGGTGTTACTCGTCGCGCTGCTGGTCGGTTTCGCGGTCCAAGGCCTGGGCCCCGCAGGCGAGTCCATCCTGCGTGCCGTCGAGAACCTGCAAAAGCTGGTGTTCAAGGTGCTCGTGATGGTACTGTGGCTGGCTCCGATCGGCGCGTTCGGTGCGATCGCCAATATCGTCGCCACGACTGGCTTCAACGCCGTCACCAACCTGCTGCTGCTGATGGCCGGCTTCTACCTGACGTGCGTGGTGTTCGTTTTCGGCGTCCTGGGAGTGCTACTGCGCATCGTGTCGGGTTTGTCGATCTTTCGGCTGCTGCGCTATCTAGCCCGCGAGTACTTGCTGATCTTCGCAACATCGTCGTCGGAGGTGGTGCTGCCCAGACTGATCACCAAGATGAAACACTTGGGCGTGCAATCCAGCACGGTCGGCGTGGTGGTGCCGACCGGCTACTCGTTCAATCTTGACGGCACCGCTATCTATCTGACCATGGCGTCGCTGTTCATCGCCGACGCGATGGGACATCGCTTGACATGGGGCGAGCAGATCGCGCTGCTGGCGTTCATGATCATCGCGTCCAAGGGCGCTGCCGGGGTCAGCGGTGCGGGCCTTGCGACGCTGGCCGGCGGCCTGCAGGCTCATCGCCCCGAGCTGCTGGACGGTGTCGGGCTGATTGTGGGGATCGACCGGTTCATGTCGGAAGCCCGTTCGCTCACGAACTTCTCCGGCAACGCCGTCGCAACCATCCTGGTTGCCTCGTGGACAAAGACCATTGACCTGTCCAAAGCCGACGAGGTGTTGCGCGGTCGTGATCCCTTCGACGAATCGACCATGGTCGATCCCCACGATGAGGAGCCACCCGCCGCCACACCCCACGGGGGCGGCGTCCCGACGAACCCTGCGCTGTGCGATTTCGAGCAGGTCAGTCTAGGCGGATTGGTGGGCCGGCCGGCCGGCCCGCAACGCGCCGACGTGGACGGGTAG
- a CDS encoding transmembrane protein: MLQRTNVVQPLNTLRMVWIQVAGIIPATAGIAATVYAQLAMGDSWRIGVDEQENTTLVRTGPFKWVRHPIYTAMMAFGLGLLLVTPNLVALAGFILLVATLEVHVRRVEEPYLLRTHSAVYRGYTASVGRFVPGVGLIR, translated from the coding sequence GTGCTGCAGCGGACCAACGTTGTCCAACCGCTGAATACTCTGCGCATGGTCTGGATTCAGGTTGCCGGCATAATCCCGGCGACGGCCGGGATCGCGGCCACGGTTTACGCCCAGCTTGCGATGGGCGATTCGTGGCGGATCGGGGTGGACGAGCAGGAGAACACCACTCTGGTGCGCACCGGCCCGTTTAAATGGGTGCGTCACCCCATCTACACGGCCATGATGGCGTTTGGCCTCGGGCTGTTGCTGGTGACTCCGAATCTCGTTGCCCTCGCCGGGTTTATCCTGCTCGTTGCCACGCTCGAGGTGCATGTCCGCCGCGTCGAAGAACCCTACCTGTTGCGGACGCACAGTGCCGTCTACCGCGGCTACACCGCCAGCGTCGGCCGGTTCGTCCCGGGTGTGGGGTTGATCCGCTAG
- the rplU gene encoding 50S ribosomal protein L21 produces the protein MMATYAIVKTGGKQYKVAVGDVVKVEKLESEQGEKVSLPVALVVDGATVTTDAKALAKVAVTGEVLGHTKGPKIRIHKFKNKTGYHKRQGHRQQLTVLKVTGIA, from the coding sequence ATGATGGCGACCTACGCAATCGTCAAGACCGGCGGCAAGCAGTACAAAGTCGCTGTCGGAGATGTGGTCAAGGTCGAAAAGCTGGAATCCGAGCAGGGGGAGAAGGTGTCCCTGCCGGTGGCTCTGGTTGTCGACGGCGCCACCGTCACCACCGATGCGAAGGCACTGGCCAAGGTCGCGGTGACCGGTGAGGTGCTCGGGCACACCAAGGGCCCCAAGATCCGTATCCACAAGTTCAAGAACAAGACTGGCTACCACAAACGGCAGGGACACCGTCAGCAGCTGACGGTCCTGAAGGTCACCGGCATCGCATAA
- the nadE gene encoding glutamine-dependent NAD(+) synthetase (NAD(+) synthase [glutamine-hydrolysing]), whose protein sequence is MNFYSAYQHGFVRVAACTHHTTIGDPAANAASVLDMARACHDDGAALAVFPELTLSGYSIEDVLLQDSLLDAVEDALLDLVTESADLLPVLVVGAPLRHRHRIYNTAVVIHRGAVLGVVPKSYLPTYREFYERRQMAPGDGERGTIRIGGADVAFGTDLLFAASDLPGFVLHVEICEDMFVPMPPSAEAALAGATVLANLSGSPITIGRAEDRRLLARSASARCLAAYVYAAAGEGESTTDLAWDGQTMIWENGALLAESERFPKGVRRSVADVDTELLRSERLRMGTFDDNRRHHRELTESFRRIDFALDPPAGDIGLLREVERFPFVPADPQRLQQDCYEAYNIQVSGLEQRLRALDYPKVVIGVSGGLDSTHALIVATHAMDREGRPRSDILAFALPGFATGEHTKNNAIKLARALGVTFSEIDIGDTARLMLHTIGHPYSVGEKVYDVTFENVQAGLRTDYLFRIANQRGGIVLGTGDLSELALGWSTYGVGDQMSHYNVNAGVPKTLIQHLIRWVISAGEFGEKVGEVLQSVLDTEITPELIPTGEEELQSSEAKVGPFALQDFSLFQVLRYGFRPSKIAFLAWHAWNDAERGNWPPGFPKSERPSYSLAEIRHWLQIFVQRFYSFSQFKRSALPNGPKVSHGGALSPRGDWRAPSDMSARIWLDQIDREVPKG, encoded by the coding sequence ATGAACTTTTACTCCGCCTACCAGCACGGGTTCGTGCGCGTTGCCGCCTGCACTCACCACACCACCATCGGTGACCCGGCGGCCAACGCCGCGTCGGTATTGGACATGGCCCGTGCGTGCCACGACGATGGCGCAGCGTTGGCGGTCTTTCCTGAGCTGACGCTGTCGGGCTACTCCATCGAGGACGTACTACTGCAGGACTCTCTGCTCGATGCCGTCGAGGACGCGCTGCTCGACCTGGTGACCGAATCCGCCGACCTGTTACCTGTACTGGTGGTCGGGGCTCCGCTGCGGCATCGACACCGCATCTACAACACCGCGGTCGTCATTCACCGCGGCGCCGTGCTCGGCGTGGTGCCCAAGTCGTATCTACCCACCTATCGCGAGTTCTACGAGCGGCGCCAGATGGCGCCCGGAGACGGGGAGCGGGGCACGATCCGCATCGGTGGCGCCGACGTGGCCTTCGGCACGGACCTGTTGTTCGCCGCGTCAGATCTACCCGGCTTTGTGTTGCATGTGGAGATCTGCGAGGACATGTTTGTGCCGATGCCGCCCAGCGCCGAGGCGGCCCTGGCGGGCGCGACGGTGCTGGCGAATCTGTCCGGCAGCCCGATCACCATCGGCCGTGCCGAGGACCGCCGGCTGCTTGCGCGCTCGGCGTCGGCGCGGTGTCTGGCTGCCTATGTCTATGCCGCCGCGGGGGAGGGGGAGTCAACGACGGACCTGGCCTGGGACGGTCAGACGATGATCTGGGAGAATGGCGCACTGCTCGCGGAGTCCGAACGTTTCCCCAAAGGAGTGCGCCGCAGTGTCGCCGACGTTGACACCGAGTTGCTTCGGTCGGAGCGGCTGCGGATGGGCACGTTCGACGACAACCGGCGTCACCACCGGGAGTTAACGGAATCGTTCCGGCGCATCGACTTCGCACTCGACCCACCGGCAGGCGACATCGGACTGCTGCGCGAGGTCGAGCGGTTCCCGTTCGTTCCGGCCGATCCGCAACGATTGCAACAGGATTGCTACGAGGCCTACAACATCCAGGTGTCTGGACTCGAGCAACGGTTGCGGGCGCTGGACTATCCGAAGGTCGTTATCGGTGTGTCCGGGGGATTGGACTCGACGCACGCGCTGATCGTCGCGACCCATGCCATGGACCGCGAGGGCCGGCCGCGCAGCGACATTCTGGCGTTTGCGTTGCCCGGATTCGCCACCGGGGAGCACACTAAGAACAACGCGATCAAGCTGGCACGTGCGCTGGGGGTTACCTTCTCCGAAATCGATATCGGCGACACCGCTCGGTTGATGCTGCACACAATCGGCCATCCGTATTCGGTTGGCGAAAAAGTGTACGACGTCACCTTCGAGAACGTCCAGGCCGGGTTGCGCACCGACTATCTTTTCCGTATCGCCAACCAGCGCGGGGGAATCGTACTGGGCACCGGGGACCTGTCGGAGCTGGCACTGGGTTGGTCGACATACGGTGTCGGCGACCAGATGTCGCACTACAACGTCAACGCCGGTGTGCCCAAGACGCTGATCCAGCACCTGATCCGGTGGGTCATTTCGGCGGGTGAGTTCGGTGAGAAGGTGGGTGAGGTATTGCAGTCGGTGCTCGACACCGAGATCACCCCCGAACTCATTCCGACCGGCGAGGAGGAGCTGCAGAGCAGCGAGGCCAAGGTCGGACCTTTCGCCCTACAGGACTTTTCGCTTTTTCAGGTACTGCGCTACGGATTTCGCCCGTCGAAGATTGCGTTTTTGGCCTGGCATGCGTGGAACGATGCGGAGCGGGGCAACTGGCCGCCCGGCTTCCCAAAGAGCGAACGCCCGTCCTATTCATTGGCCGAAATCCGGCATTGGCTGCAGATTTTCGTCCAGCGGTTTTATTCGTTTAGCCAGTTCAAGCGTTCGGCATTGCCCAACGGCCCCAAGGTGTCCCACGGGGGCGCGTTGTCGCCGCGTGGGGATTGGCGGGCCCCGTCGGATATGTCAGCGCGAATCTGGCTCGATCAGATCGACCGTGAGGTGCCCAAGGGCTAG
- the rbsK gene encoding ribokinase RbsK (Belongs to the PFKB family of carbohydrate kinases.): MANASETNVGPMAPRVCVVGSVNMDLTFVVDALPRPGETVLAASLTRTPGGKGANQAVAAARAGAQVQFSGAFGDDPAAAQLRAHLRANAVGLDRTVTVPGPSGTAIIVVDASAENTVLVAPGANAHLTPVPSAVANCDVLLTQLEIPVATALAAARAAQSADAVVMVNASPAGQDRSSLQDLAAIADVVIANEHEANDWPSPPTHFVITLGVRGARYVGADGVFEVPAPTVTPVDTAGAGDVFAGVLAANWPRNPGSPAERLRALRRACAAGALATLVSGVGDCAPAAAAIDAALRANRHNGS; the protein is encoded by the coding sequence ATGGCAAACGCCAGTGAGACTAACGTCGGCCCCATGGCGCCCCGGGTGTGCGTGGTAGGCAGCGTGAACATGGACCTGACGTTCGTGGTGGACGCGCTTCCGCGCCCCGGCGAGACGGTGCTTGCGGCGTCGTTGACCCGAACGCCAGGCGGGAAGGGCGCCAACCAGGCGGTGGCCGCAGCGCGCGCAGGCGCGCAGGTACAGTTCTCCGGTGCATTCGGCGACGATCCAGCCGCCGCCCAGCTGCGGGCCCACCTGCGCGCCAACGCCGTTGGACTGGACAGGACCGTCACGGTGCCCGGACCGAGCGGGACGGCGATTATCGTGGTCGATGCCAGCGCCGAGAACACCGTGCTGGTGGCGCCGGGTGCCAATGCACATCTGACTCCGGTACCCTCGGCCGTCGCCAACTGCGATGTACTGTTGACCCAGTTGGAGATTCCTGTTGCAACCGCGCTGGCAGCCGCGCGGGCAGCCCAGTCGGCCGATGCGGTTGTCATGGTCAACGCCTCCCCAGCCGGCCAGGATCGAAGCTCCTTGCAGGACTTGGCCGCTATCGCCGACGTGGTGATCGCCAACGAGCATGAGGCAAACGACTGGCCGTCGCCACCAACACATTTCGTGATCACCCTGGGTGTGCGCGGTGCCCGGTACGTCGGCGCGGACGGGGTGTTCGAGGTACCCGCCCCAACGGTAACGCCAGTGGATACCGCCGGCGCCGGCGACGTATTTGCCGGGGTCCTTGCTGCGAATTGGCCGCGCAACCCAGGTTCGCCGGCCGAGCGACTGCGCGCATTGCGGCGGGCCTGCGCTGCGGGTGCGCTGGCAACTTTGGTGTCCGGTGTCGGCGACTGCGCACCGGCCGCCGCCGCGATCGATGCGGCCCTGCGAGCCAACCGCCACAACGGTTCATGA
- the obg gene encoding GTPase Obg (GTP1/Obg family), with the protein MPRFVDRVVIHTRAGSGGNGCASVHREKFKPLGGPDGGNGGRGGSIVFVVDPQVHTLLDFHFRPHLTAASGKHGMGNNRDGAAGADLEVKVPEGTVVLDENGRLLADLVGAGTRFEAAAGGRGGLGNAALASRVRKAPGFALLGEKGQSRDLTLELKTVADVGLVGFPSAGKSSLVSAISAAKPKIADYPFTTLVPNLGVVSAGEHAFTVADVPGLIPGASRGRGLGLDFLRHIERCAVLVHVVDCATAEPGRDPISDIDALETELACYTPTLQGDAALGDLAARPRAVVLNKIDVPEARELAEFVRDDIAQRGWPVFCVSTATRENLQPLIFGLSQMISDYNAARPVAVPRRPVIRPIPVDDSGFTVEPDGHGGFVVSGARPERWIDQTNFDNDEAVGYLADRLARLGVEEELLRLGARSGCAVTIGEMTFDWEPQTPAGEPVAMSGRGTDPRLDSNKRVGAAERKAARSRRREHGDG; encoded by the coding sequence GTGCCTCGGTTTGTCGATCGGGTCGTCATCCACACCAGAGCGGGTTCGGGCGGTAACGGCTGCGCTTCGGTCCATCGCGAGAAATTCAAGCCGCTGGGCGGCCCCGATGGCGGAAATGGCGGCCGGGGCGGCAGCATCGTCTTCGTCGTCGATCCGCAAGTGCACACCCTGCTCGACTTCCATTTCCGCCCGCATCTCACCGCGGCTTCGGGCAAGCACGGGATGGGCAATAACCGCGACGGGGCCGCCGGCGCGGATTTGGAAGTGAAAGTTCCCGAAGGCACCGTGGTATTGGACGAGAACGGCCGGCTACTGGCCGACCTGGTCGGCGCGGGCACCCGCTTTGAAGCCGCCGCCGGAGGCCGTGGCGGTTTGGGCAACGCCGCGCTGGCTTCCCGCGTGCGTAAGGCCCCCGGTTTCGCACTCCTCGGCGAAAAGGGACAGTCCCGAGACCTCACCTTGGAACTCAAGACCGTCGCCGACGTCGGCCTGGTCGGGTTTCCGTCGGCCGGAAAATCCTCGCTGGTGTCGGCGATTTCGGCGGCCAAGCCGAAGATCGCCGACTACCCGTTCACCACCCTGGTGCCCAACCTCGGTGTGGTCTCGGCTGGCGAGCACGCGTTCACCGTCGCCGACGTGCCGGGGTTGATCCCGGGCGCATCCCGGGGCCGTGGTCTGGGGCTGGACTTTCTGCGGCACATCGAGCGCTGCGCTGTACTGGTGCATGTGGTGGATTGCGCTACCGCCGAGCCGGGCCGCGACCCCATCTCGGACATCGACGCGCTGGAAACGGAACTCGCGTGCTACACGCCCACGCTGCAAGGGGACGCGGCTCTGGGCGATCTCGCCGCACGGCCGCGTGCGGTGGTCCTCAACAAAATCGATGTGCCGGAGGCCCGCGAGCTCGCGGAGTTCGTCCGTGACGACATCGCCCAGCGCGGCTGGCCGGTGTTCTGCGTGTCGACCGCAACCCGGGAAAACCTGCAGCCGTTGATCTTTGGGCTGTCGCAGATGATCTCGGACTACAACGCTGCGCGGCCGGTGGCGGTGCCACGGCGGCCGGTGATTCGTCCGATTCCGGTGGACGACAGCGGTTTTACCGTCGAACCCGACGGGCATGGTGGCTTTGTCGTCAGCGGTGCCCGGCCCGAGCGTTGGATTGACCAGACCAACTTCGACAACGACGAGGCCGTCGGCTATCTCGCCGACCGGCTGGCGCGCCTGGGTGTCGAGGAGGAATTGCTGAGGCTGGGTGCGCGGTCAGGATGCGCGGTGACCATCGGCGAGATGACGTTCGATTGGGAGCCGCAAACGCCTGCGGGTGAGCCGGTCGCGATGTCCGGCCGGGGCACCGATCCGCGGCTGGACAGCAACAAGCGGGTGGGCGCGGCCGAGCGAAAGGCCGCTCGGAGTCGGCGTCGCGAACACGGGGATGGCTGA